GACCAGGGTGGTGAACAGGAGCCCGAAGCCGACCATGGTGAACCAGTGCGCGATCGCGACGATCGGCAGCCGGGCCATGCGGGTGTGCCCGAGGAACTCCCGCACCAGCGTCGTGGTGCGTGCGACCGGGTCGTCCGAGCGTGATCGGTCGGGCTCGCCGAGCCGGATGACCTGCACGAAGCGGTTCGCGGCGCGCGCCAGCAGCGCGATCCCGGCCGCGGTCATGGCGATGCTCACCACGATCACCGCGATCTGGAGCGGAGTGTTCATGGCCGAAGTCTCGCAGTCACAGATTCCCGCTCGGCAACGACCCGGCGTGGCGCATCTCATTCAGGACCGGCTTCACCCCCTCCGACCGGCGGGGGATCCGGTCCCGGCGGCGGGACGGCGATCAGAGCCCGATACCTCGGTAGCGCGCCAGGCGGGTGCTCAGGCGTTGTGCCGGGTCGGCCCCGAGCACGGTGTGCAGTTCGCGTTCCAGCGCGGCACCGATCCGTCGCAGGAAGGCTTCGGCGGTGTCGTCCGGGTACTCCGGCACCACGATGTCCACGATCCGGTCGCGCAGCAGGTCACGGGCCCGTACGCCCTGGGCGTCGGCGATCTGGGCGGCGCGGGTGGGCGTGCGGTGAAGGATTTCCGAGGCACCTTCCGGGGGCAGGGGCGAGATCCAGCCGTGCTCCGCGGCGATCACCCGGTCCGCGGGCAGCAGGGCCAGCGCCATCCCGCCTGCGCCCTGTCCCAGCACCAGACACACCGTGGGGGCGGTCAGGGTGGTCAGGTCGGCCAGCGACCGGGCGATCTCCCCGGCCAGGCCGCCCTCCTCGGCCTCCGGGGAGAGCGCGGCCCCGGCCGTGTCCACGATCGAGACCAGCGGCAGACCCAGCTCGGCGGCCAGCCGCATGCCCCGCCGGGCCTCCCGTAACCCCGCCGGGCCGATCGGTGACCCGGTGGCGGCCCGCCGGTCGTGTCCCAGCACCACGCAGCCGGTGTCACCGAACCGGGCCAGCGCCAGCAGCATCCCCGGATCGGCCTCCCCCTGCCCGGTGCCGTTCAGCGGCACGACCGGGCCCGCGGCGACCTCCAGCAGCTCCCGTACCCCCGGTCGTTGCGGGTCCCGGGACGCGGTGATCGACTCCCAGGCCGGGCGGTCCGGCAGATCGGCCACCACGGTCGTCGAAGGGGTCGTCGAAGGAGCCGCCGGCCCGACGACCGGTGAGCTGGTGAGCACGTCGAGTGCGTCGATCGCGATCGCCCGCAGGGCTGCCGGCTCGACCACGGCATCGATCAGGCCGTGCCGGAACAGGTTCTCCGCGGTCTGCACATCGGCGGGGAACGGCTCCCCGTTCAGGGCCTCGAACACCCGGGGGCCGAGAAAACCGATCAGCGCCCCCGGTTCCGCGGCGCAGACGTGCCCGAGCATGCCCCAGGAAGCCAGCACGCCGCCCATCGTCGGGTTCCGTAGGTAGACCAGGTACGGCAGCCCGGCCGCCCGGTGCGCGGCGACCACGGCGGAGATCTTGACCATCTGCAGAAAGGCCACCGTCCCCTCCTGCATCCGGGTGCCGCCCGACGCCGGCGAGGCGATGAGCGGCAGCCGGCGTTCGCGGGCGCGGTCGGCGGCGGCGACGAAGCGCTCGGCGGTGGCCACACCGATCGATCCGCCGAGGAAGGAGAAGTCCCCGACCACGAGCGCCACCGGGCGGCCACCCAGTCGTCCCTCTCCGGTCACGATCGACTCGTCCAGCCCGCTGCGCTCCCGGGCGGCCGCGAGAGCCTGCGCGTAGGCCTCGTCCACCGGCCCGTACCGCTCGTGGTCGGCCGGTGCGTCCCACGACCGCCAGGTGCCGGGGTCCAGCGTGAGTTGGATGAGATCGCGGGCATTCATGCCGCTCAGTCTGCAACGGCACTGCACCGTCGTCCGGCCTGATCGGTGTGGTGAACGAGACCGTGGCGGGTTGCCGGGGCTCTGAACAGGATTCGCGTTCAGGGCCGGTCAGGCGGCTGTCCGGCAGCGCTGCGGGCGCCGGGCGGAAAATCCGGCGTATCGATGCAACGTGGGCCCGGATCAGTGCGTCTGTAGACCGTTGCGCCTTAAGCAGACGGGTGCAAAGACCGTCAATCCGGAAGGGGCAACGATTCAGTCTCAGCATTAGCCCGATAGGCGGGAACTGTGCTGGAGCTGTGCATCCGTCCGATACGGTCGAGTAAGAACTGCGGACCCCTGGGCATCTGCTCGGGAGGTGCCGAACATCCGGTCGGCGAGGGGCCGAAACCGGACCAACAGCAAGGGGTGGGGTAGTGAACACGCGTTCCAAGGCAATGGCATTCGCGGGCTTCGGCCTGGCGGCCGCAGTCGGGATCACCGGCTGCGGATCGGGTTCCGACTCGGCCGACGGTGAAACTGGCTCGGGCAGCAACAGCGGCGGGTCTCCGAAGGAGAAGGTGGCCGCCGCGTTCCAGAGCCTCAACAGCTCGTCCAACGTCGGCTTCACCCTGAAGCTGGACAGCTCCACGGCCGATCTCGAGAAGATCAGCGCCGCGCAGGACTCGACGGAGCAGCTCGACGCCGAGGACAAGAAGACGATCGGTTACCTGCTCAAGGGCAGCGTCACGATGAACGTGTCCGCCCCCGAGGGCAAGACGTTCGCCGACGTCACCACGAGCAGCGCGGCGACCAAGTCCGACAACCTGCTCAAGGACCCGGCCGCGTTCGAGGCCGCGCTGAAGGACTCCGGTTCCGTGGCCACCTCCGTGGTGTACGACGGTTCCGGTCTGGTCGACTTCGTCAGCAAGGACGGGGTGTTCTACCTCCGGGCCGACGCGGACAAGATCGCGACGCTGTCCGGTCAGAACCTCAGCAGCCTCACGGGCACGCTCGGCCAGCTCCCCCCGGTCATCGCCACGCCGGCCCAGAAGCTGTTCGACGGCCAGTGGGTCTCTCTCGACCTGGTGAAGACCGTGCAGATCCTCGACAAGCAGGGTCTGCTCGACGAGCTGTCGAAGAGCCAGGACACCACCGCCGCCGACGCTGTCGACCCGGCCAAGGTGCAGAGCCTGATCACCTCGCTGCAGGCGTCGTACGACAGCGACTCCGAGGTCACCGAGGTCGATGGTGGCTACCAGGTGTCGGTGCCCTACGAGAAGACGGCTGACGCCGTCAACGACGACCTCGTCGCCCTGATCGGTGCGGACGAGGTGGCCGACTTCCGCAAGGAGCTGAAGCA
The Kineosporia sp. NBRC 101731 genome window above contains:
- a CDS encoding carboxyl transferase domain-containing protein → MNARDLIQLTLDPGTWRSWDAPADHERYGPVDEAYAQALAAARERSGLDESIVTGEGRLGGRPVALVVGDFSFLGGSIGVATAERFVAAADRARERRLPLIASPASGGTRMQEGTVAFLQMVKISAVVAAHRAAGLPYLVYLRNPTMGGVLASWGMLGHVCAAEPGALIGFLGPRVFEALNGEPFPADVQTAENLFRHGLIDAVVEPAALRAIAIDALDVLTSSPVVGPAAPSTTPSTTVVADLPDRPAWESITASRDPQRPGVRELLEVAAGPVVPLNGTGQGEADPGMLLALARFGDTGCVVLGHDRRAATGSPIGPAGLREARRGMRLAAELGLPLVSIVDTAGAALSPEAEEGGLAGEIARSLADLTTLTAPTVCLVLGQGAGGMALALLPADRVIAAEHGWISPLPPEGASEILHRTPTRAAQIADAQGVRARDLLRDRIVDIVVPEYPDDTAEAFLRRIGAALERELHTVLGADPAQRLSTRLARYRGIGL